One Punica granatum isolate Tunisia-2019 chromosome 3, ASM765513v2, whole genome shotgun sequence genomic window carries:
- the LOC116201423 gene encoding myb-related protein 305-like yields MASSLDYDADKDVGLKKGAWSGEEDQKLIAYIKRYGIWNWNHMAKPAGLSRSGKSCRLRWMNYLRPNLKHGNFTKEEEETIIRLHRKLGNRWAAIAAKLHGRTDNEIKNYWNARLKKHSKSEEAAAAHSPKNSNIVAAQEASGGSSSSNSTAATTEPASSEEYNDPAVPLARLWSNDTETSSGNTTESVFDQVGSPQEQHLLIPVSEGTCMTMEEDFQETMSMIIAAEGFYSPYPNLQESLSREYLIYDLWDN; encoded by the exons ATGGCAAGTTCTCTTGATTATGATGCTGATAAAGATGTTGGACTGAAGAAAGGGGCATGGAGCGGCGAGGAGGATCAGAAACTCATAGCCTACATCAAGCGATACGGTATCTGGAATTGGAATCACATGGCGAAACCTGCCG GTTTGTCGAGATCGGGAAAGAGTTGCAGACTTCGGTGGATGAACTATCTGAGGCCCAATCTCAAGCATGGAAATTTCAccaaagaagaggaagaaaccATTATCAGACTGCACCGAAAGCTGGGGAACAG ATGGGCAGCTATTGCAGCAAAACTTCATGGAAGAACAGACAATGAAATAAAGAACTACTGGAACGCTCGCCTAAAGAAGCATTCTAAATCAGAAGAAGCAGCTGCAGCTCACTCACCGAAGAATTCGAACATAGTGGCAGCCCAAGAGGCCAGTggcggcagcagcagcagcaatagTACTGCTGCTACTACCGAGCCAGCATCATCAGAAGAATACAATGACCCTGCGGTTCCCCTAGCAAGGCTTTGGTCCAATGACACTGAGACAAGCTCCGGAAACACCACTGAGAGCGTATTCGATCAGGTCGGAAGCCCCCAAGAGCAACATCTGCTAATACCTGTTTCAGAAGGCACGTGCATGACAATGGAAGAGGATTTTCAAGAGACCATGTCTATGATCATAGCGGCGGAAGGATTTTATTCCCCTTATCCTAATTTGCAAGAGTCCCTATCTAGAGAATACCTAATCTATGATTTGTGGGACAATTAA